AACGATTGAGGAAGCTGCAGACTTCTTCAAAGTGGATGTAAGCAAGTGTATAAAATCCATTTTGTTTAAAGCAGATGACCGGTATATTCTCGTTTTGGTTCGAGGAGACCATGAAATCAACGACATCAAAGTGAAAAACCTTGCCGACGCACAGGTTGTTGAAATGGCAAGTCCGGAAAAAGTCCGCGAATTAACTGGAGCAGACCCTGGTTCTATAGGACCTGTTCAACTGGATGATTCGATCGAGATTATTGCTGACCTTGCATTGAAAAACGTTGCAAATGGTGTAACGGGTGCTAATGAAACGGGTTATCATTATCAAAATGTCAATTTAGAACGAGATGCTTCGATCTCTAAATATGCTGATCTGCGATCTATCCGTGAAGGCGACCCGTCACCAGACGGTAAAGGAACAATTCAGTTTGCCCAGGGAATTGAAATTGGTCAAGTATTTAAATTAGGTACAAGATACAGTGAATCTATGAATTCCACTTATCTGGATGAAAACGGTCGTGCCAAGCCGATGATCATGGGATGTTACGGTGTTGGGATTTCAAGGACGCTCTCAGCAATCGCCGAACAGCACCATGACGAAAAAGGGTTGGTTTGGCCGGTAAGTGTAGCTCCATATGCGCTGCATCTGGTCGTTGTGAATGTGAAAAATGAGCCTCAAGTAAAGCTGGCCGAGGAGCTGTACGAAGCGTTTTTGACTCGGAAAATGGATGTGTTGTTCGATGATCGTGCAGAACGTGCTGGGGTGAAATTTGCCGATTCTGATTTAATCGGCCTGCCGCTTCGAGTCACAGTTGGGAAGCGGGCGGAAGAAGGAATTGTGGAGTTGAAAATCCGCAAGACCGGCGAGTCGTTTGACGTCCATATATCAGAACTTCCTGATCACGTCAATCACCATCTAATTGAACTGAAGAAAATTTAATGATCTGAGAAGGCCTCCGGGTGTTTCATTTCAATCGAATGTAAATTAAAATAGAAGGTACCTCGTCAATCCCTCGAGGTACCTTCTATTATGAATAAAAATAAGGGGGATCCGGCTTTGGAAGAAAAAAGGCCAGACAGCGGACAGCAATTTCAACTGTTGCTTGAGCAAATTCAAATATCAGATGAGTGGAAGAAGTCCCATTTTAAAGACGGACAAATCGAAAAGCTAACCGTCCATAAGTCAACAAAAACGTGGGAGTTTCAATTAAAACTCACGGACTTGCTGCCTCTGACAATTTATGATGCATTTATTCTTAAACTAAAGAATGCTTTTTCACATATTGCTGCTGTAAACTGTACCATTTCTGTCGAAAATCCGAACGTTCAATTGGGAATTGTTCAGGACTTTTGGGGAGCGTGTATTAACGGAATTGACGGAATATCCCCGCCGATTTATACATTGTTGAGTCAACAAAAACCCGTGCTTTCTGGAAATAAGCTTATTCTCAAGGCGAAAACAGATACTGAAGCGCAAGCGCTGAAGACAAAATACAGCCATTACATCCAGCAAAGCTACCGCCGTTTTGGTTTCCCGGAATTTATGATCGAGACTGAAATTTTTGTGTCGGAAGATGAGATTCAAAAATTCAAAGAACTTAAATTGGCAGAAGATAAAGAAAGAGCACATCAAGCGCTGATCGACATGGAGCGTATGGAAAAAGAAAGCTCCGACGATGCAGAACCATCCGGCCCGCTCGTACTAGGCTATCCGATCAAAGATGGCGAGGAGATCCGATCTCTAGACAGCATTATGGACGAGGAGCGGAGAATAACGATTCAAGGCTATGTGTTCGATGCTGAAACGAGAGAATTAAAAAGCGGCAGGACACTTTGTATTTTTAAAGTGACAGATTACACGGACAGCATCCTAGTAAAAATGTTCTCACGTGAAAAAGAAGATGCCCAATTGATGAAATCACTCAAAAAAGGTATGTGGGTCAAAGCGAGAGGAAGCATTCAAAACGACACGTTTGTAAGAGACCTAGTCATGATCGCAAATGATGTGAAT
This window of the Bacillus gobiensis genome carries:
- a CDS encoding proline--tRNA ligase, producing the protein MRQSKTLIPTLREVPADAEAKSHQLLLKAGFIRQNTSGVYSYMPLAYRVIQNIQTIVREELERIDAVEILMPALQQAETWQESGRWYTYGSELMRLKDRNGREFALGPTHEEVITSLIRDEIKSYKRLPLTVFQIQTKFRDEKRPRFGLLRGREFIMKDAYSFHSDQDSLDVTYKDMYNAYTKIFTRCELNFRAVIADSGAMGGKDTHEFMALAEVGEDTIAFSDSSSYAANIEMAEVREEEVSLTEEPLSLEKISTPAVKTIEEAADFFKVDVSKCIKSILFKADDRYILVLVRGDHEINDIKVKNLADAQVVEMASPEKVRELTGADPGSIGPVQLDDSIEIIADLALKNVANGVTGANETGYHYQNVNLERDASISKYADLRSIREGDPSPDGKGTIQFAQGIEIGQVFKLGTRYSESMNSTYLDENGRAKPMIMGCYGVGISRTLSAIAEQHHDEKGLVWPVSVAPYALHLVVVNVKNEPQVKLAEELYEAFLTRKMDVLFDDRAERAGVKFADSDLIGLPLRVTVGKRAEEGIVELKIRKTGESFDVHISELPDHVNHHLIELKKI